The genomic DNA CTTTTTGCTTGCTGTACTTGTGAATTTCATAATTTCTACAAGGTCCCCATCACATAGATGGATGTACATATAATATAGATTAGTTAAGGGCTCTTAACCTTTTTGTTCTTATGAAATCCATTGTTAATCTGGTGCCTAGGGACCCTCTATCAGGAAAATGTTTTTAAGTAATTGAGAGAAATGGTAAATTTAACTTGAAATCTATTCCTCTATCCCTTGGAAGTCCTTTAACTCATGGATAACTAAATTAGATGATGCCAGCTTCAAGGCTTATATAAGTGATCCTTGACATGTACTTTTTGGGATAAATTATAAGGACAGGAACAGGTGGGGTAGATTCCACTACTCCTTCAACTAATTAATTTGATCTCAGACTCTCAAAGTAAAGATATAGAAATTAAGGCAAAAAATAGTACTTCATCtcctaaataattaaaattcaaaaatattcaaagcaaagactgaaaaataaggaagtagagGTGTCAACAAAGGAATGGAGTTTTAAAATTGATAGGCCAGAAAATCAAATTCTGGGCATCAGCTTTCCTTATTGATGTTTCATGCTTTATACCACTGTGGGAATATGTACTCACAGAAGAGAAGTATGGTCCTCTTTTTGCCCTGCTCCCCCTAGCCCTGAAGTGTAATATCCTGATTTCCATTGTAAAAAGCTTATATGAGGGAAGAGGGACAGACAGCTAAGTCTCCCTCTAATAAAGGTCTAGTCAGTAGTGGAGCATGATggtttgttaaattgaaattaACCCTAAGTGGTGGTGTCAGTTTACATGAGGAATAGGACCAAAGTGATTTTTAGCTGGATTTGGAGATGAGAGGGAACTGAACAGCCTATTTACCCTGGAAAAAGGTAAGCATATTAGAGGAAAACTGGAATAATGCCCACATCTGGTTTGAGCCCCATTTTGTAGGTGACTTCTCTCTACTTGTGTTTCACTGATGATCTGAATTATGAACTGAATTTTTCTCCTAAGAAGTCATAACTAGTGAAGTGGATAGATCTCTACacctgaagtcatgaagatctcagtttaaatctgacctctgacCACTTACTATGTacaccctgaacaagtcacttaatttatgtctatatgtgttttctcaactgtaaaacagtTGGAATAATTacatctaccttccagggttgttatgaggattaaatgaaataaagctAAATTAACACAATACCTGACAAAGAATGACACTGAAATTCTTGTAAATCCTGGTAATGGTAGGAAACTCAGTCACCATCTTGTTTAACTCAGATACAAAAGCAAATCTCCACTATAACATAACTTGAGGAGAAAAGATCTAATGATCACTAATATGTCAAAATGATATGCAAATTCTCCCCAGTACTTTTCTCAAAgcagccttaatttccttattacGGAAGCTATAGATCATGGGATTGAGGAGTGGAGTGACAACTGAGTAGAACAAGGTGATGAATTTCTGCATTTCAGGTTGACTGACTGACCCTGGACTCACATACATCATCATGATTGAGCCATAGAATAGTGAGACCACAGCTAGATGGGAAGCACATGTGGAGAAGGCTTTCTGTCTTCCTGAGCCCTTTGGCAGTTGTAGCACAGCTCTGAGCACCTGAGTGTAGGACCCAAGGATGTAAATTAAGGTGATAAAGGTAATAAGTGTACTTAAAACACCACAAGTTAGAGTAGTTTTGGGTACAGGTGTACATGATAAGACAAGCATTGCTCCTAGGTCACATAAATAGTGATCAATGATATTTGGACCACAGAAAGGCACCCAGGAGAGTAGAGTGACAGGGGTCAGTAACCAAAGAAAGCCACTCACCCAGCAAGCAGACACCAGGGTGGCACAGAGCTGCCCAGTCATAATGGTGGGATAGTGGAGGGGATGATGGATAGCGACATACCGATCAAATGCCAGAAGGGCCAGGAAGAAGAGTTCTGTtgcacaaagagaaaaaaagatgtagaATTGGAAAATACATCCATTGTAGGAGATGGTTTTGGCCTTGGAAAGGAGGTTTGCTAGCATGTTGGGTACATTGGAATTGATGTAGCAGATCTCAAGGAAGGAAAAGTTGGCTAGTAAGATGTACATGGGAGTGTGGAGCTGCTGATCCCACCACACAGCATAGACAATTGTCCCATTCCCCATCAAAGTCAGTACATAAATGATGGAGAATAACACAAAGAGAAGGATTTCAATTTCTTGGCTGCATGGAAAACCCAGGAGGATGAATTCACTTACAGTGCAAGAGATGTTATGATTGGCTAAGATGGTCATTTCTTTATTACCTTTGAAATGGACATAGATCAGATTTTACTTACTTTAGTATTCATACTTATATGtgttagtctctctctctctctctctctctcaccagcattttgtgaaagaaatatttttatatttcaggaAATGGGTATTCAGATAAAGGAATATGCCAAGTGTTCTtgtatatatacctacatatctgcatgcatacatatatgtgcatatatctgtatgtgtatatgttacTGTATGtttatatagatgtgtgtgtgtgtgtgtgtgtgtgtgtgtgtgtgtgtgtgtgtgtgtgtgtggtacaGAGAAAGAGCCTTTCCAGATTGGTGGAAATAAGACCTCATTCTTTCTCATGTTGGAGAAGCAATAGTGATTTAGGTTCAAAGAGAATGCTAAGGTCACTTGAGTCACTCATTCCAATCCTTAAGACAAGGAGAGATTAATTTCTGTAGCATTATCAATGATAAGACTCAGGTTTCAGGATATTGCAGAAAAATTGATAACCATAGATTAAGAGCTATAAAAGACTTTGGAggtccccttcattttatagataagaaaagtgaAGTAAAGGAAAGTTGTGACTTAActcaaattatatacatatatatatatatatatatatatatatatatatatgtatatgtaaagtcAAATGCAAATTTGGACTTATTGCCCTATCATTAGACTCTGACTTCCACTTTCTTAACTGCTTTATTCATGCAAAATTTTCCTATTTCCCAATCAAAATTGTCTTTCTCTTAGAATGagcaatttcatctttttaatgagaataaagaatggagcttgacttttgatttcattgacAAAAGGAATTTCCAGAAGTAGCTAACCATTTCCACTTGCTTTTCCAAAGCAGACAAGTATCTTCAATAAACCcttgaactcagattttattGACTTAAGGCCAACTCTGTATCTACCATGACATATTCTTCCTCTatataactttcttttattttttttaatcaatgtgtTTTCTGTAGTCATACAGAGAATCTTATATGTCTTTCATATGGTAGTCCTTTGTATATTTGAAATCACTTGACTCTGTGTCTGGAATAACAGACACTGAGATGTGTAAAGACTAAGAATAAGTAATCCATAATTTCATCTCTGTGTTCATATGTGAACTCTTGCTCACT from Macrotis lagotis isolate mMagLag1 chromosome 4, bilby.v1.9.chrom.fasta, whole genome shotgun sequence includes the following:
- the LOC141522805 gene encoding olfactory receptor 11G2-like; translation: MTILANHNISCTVSEFILLGFPCSQEIEILLFVLFSIIYVLTLMGNGTIVYAVWWDQQLHTPMYILLANFSFLEICYINSNVPNMLANLLSKAKTISYNGCIFQFYIFFSLCATELFFLALLAFDRYVAIHHPLHYPTIMTGQLCATLVSACWVSGFLWLLTPVTLLSWVPFCGPNIIDHYLCDLGAMLVLSCTPVPKTTLTCGVLSTLITFITLIYILGSYTQVLRAVLQLPKGSGRQKAFSTCASHLAVVSLFYGSIMMMYVSPGSVSQPEMQKFITLFYSVVTPLLNPMIYSFRNKEIKAALRKVLGRICISF